Proteins encoded in a region of the Mucispirillum schaedleri ASF457 genome:
- a CDS encoding amino acid ABC transporter permease, with amino-acid sequence MDSNYILNITLTMMQGAKTTVLVFFIVIITSIPLGFFVTLLGRSKFRPIGWLVNIYITIMRGTPLILQLFFVYFAMPYIPLIGPYITMERLPAALIAFILNYAAYFAEIFRGGLMAIDKGQNEAAKVLGLNKIQTFIYVIIPQMIRVSLPALSNESITLVKDTSLLTVISIAEISYVAKTAVTRDASVFPLVIAGAMYLLLILILTIILRLIEKKFSYASKSL; translated from the coding sequence ATATTACATTAACTATGATGCAAGGAGCTAAAACAACAGTTTTAGTTTTCTTTATAGTTATTATAACCTCTATACCCCTTGGTTTTTTTGTAACACTGCTTGGCAGGTCAAAATTTAGACCTATTGGCTGGCTTGTAAATATCTATATTACAATAATGCGTGGCACACCATTAATATTACAGCTTTTCTTTGTATATTTTGCCATGCCATATATCCCTTTAATTGGTCCATATATTACAATGGAAAGACTTCCTGCTGCATTAATAGCCTTTATATTAAACTATGCAGCATATTTTGCAGAAATATTCAGGGGTGGCTTAATGGCAATAGACAAAGGTCAGAATGAAGCTGCAAAAGTTTTAGGTCTTAATAAAATACAAACATTTATCTATGTTATTATACCACAAATGATAAGAGTAAGTCTTCCTGCATTAAGTAATGAATCTATTACATTAGTAAAAGATACATCACTTCTTACAGTTATAAGCATTGCAGAAATAAGCTATGTAGCAAAAACAGCAGTTACAAGAGATGCATCAGTATTTCCACTTGTTATTGCTGGAGCAATGTATCTTTTATTAATACTAATACTTACCATAATTTTAAGATTAATAGAAAAAAAATTCAGCTATGCGAGTAAATCACTATGA
- a CDS encoding amino acid ABC transporter ATP-binding protein: MSIIEVSHLKKSFGSLNVLKDVSFTVEEGDVIAILGSSGSGKSTLLRCLIDLEKIDDGTITVDGEIFVKNGVYMPNKIVKEATMKMGMVFQHFNLFPHMTVIKNLEKPAKIVKKLDSRAVKEQSHALLNKVGLLDKAEIYPDQLSGGQKQRVAIVRALMMNPEIMLFDEPTSSLDPEITKEVLHTMKQLAEEKMTMLIVTHEIGFAKEVASKILFMSNGKILESGTPDEIFNNPKHERTKLFLNNSF; this comes from the coding sequence ATGAGCATAATAGAAGTATCTCATTTAAAAAAATCATTTGGCAGCCTTAATGTTTTAAAAGATGTATCTTTTACTGTTGAAGAAGGCGATGTTATAGCTATATTAGGCTCATCTGGAAGTGGCAAAAGCACCCTTTTACGCTGCTTGATTGATTTAGAAAAAATAGATGACGGCACAATTACTGTAGATGGCGAAATATTTGTAAAAAATGGTGTATATATGCCAAATAAAATAGTAAAAGAAGCCACTATGAAAATGGGAATGGTATTTCAGCATTTTAACCTTTTCCCACACATGACAGTTATTAAAAACTTAGAAAAACCAGCTAAAATTGTAAAAAAACTGGACAGCAGGGCTGTTAAAGAACAAAGTCATGCTTTGCTTAATAAAGTTGGTCTTTTAGATAAAGCAGAAATATATCCTGACCAGCTTTCTGGCGGTCAGAAACAGCGTGTAGCAATTGTAAGAGCATTAATGATGAATCCTGAAATTATGCTTTTTGATGAGCCGACTTCATCACTTGACCCAGAGATAACAAAAGAAGTATTACACACTATGAAACAGCTGGCAGAAGAAAAAATGACTATGCTTATAGTAACCCATGAGATAGGCTTTGCAAAAGAAGTTGCCAGTAAAATATTATTTATGTCTAATGGTAAAATTCTTGAAAGCGGCACACCTGATGAAATATTTAACAACCCTAAACATGAACGCACTAAACTATTTTTGAATAACAGTTTTTAA
- the ybaK gene encoding Cys-tRNA(Pro) deacylase: protein MKDKVPSTNAIRYLNEKKIPYNPVFYKYVEHGGTKVSAKELGVNEHNVIKTLIMENDRKEYFIILMHGDKEVSLKNMARFMNTKTVQPCKAEVANRHSGYLVGGTSPFGTRTKMKVYIEKTILNLDKIYINGGRKGMLVEIDPKVLPDILDSQIIEVGI, encoded by the coding sequence ATGAAAGATAAAGTTCCTTCTACTAATGCGATAAGATACTTAAATGAAAAAAAAATTCCATATAATCCTGTATTTTATAAATATGTAGAGCATGGTGGCACAAAAGTTTCTGCAAAAGAATTAGGAGTTAATGAACATAATGTTATTAAAACTCTTATTATGGAAAATGATAGAAAAGAATATTTTATAATTCTTATGCACGGGGATAAAGAAGTATCTCTTAAAAATATGGCAAGGTTTATGAATACAAAAACTGTGCAGCCATGTAAAGCAGAAGTGGCAAACCGACATTCTGGCTATCTTGTAGGCGGCACATCCCCTTTCGGCACTCGCACTAAAATGAAAGTTTATATTGAAAAAACTATTCTTAATTTAGATAAAATATATATAAATGGCGGCAGAAAAGGAATGCTTGTAGAAATAGACCCAAAAGTTCTGCCAGATATTCTTGACAGCCAGATTATTGAAGTAGGTATCTAA